One region of Intestinimonas massiliensis (ex Afouda et al. 2020) genomic DNA includes:
- a CDS encoding helix-turn-helix transcriptional regulator — MKISTYHSYDELPLFLNAELVAKVLGVSISSAYELMHEEVFPSVRIGSRFVVPKDKFQQWVERQTGGAR, encoded by the coding sequence TTGAAAATATCGACCTATCACAGCTACGATGAGTTGCCGCTGTTTCTCAACGCGGAACTGGTGGCAAAGGTGCTGGGCGTGTCCATCTCCAGTGCCTACGAGCTGATGCACGAAGAAGTATTTCCGTCTGTGCGCATCGGCAGTCGGTTCGTGGTGCCCAAGGATAAATTCCAACAGTGGGTAGAGCGGCAGACTGGAGGTGCCAGATGA
- a CDS encoding tyrosine-type recombinase/integrase, giving the protein MAKRRPSGDGMVRKREDGRWEGRIVVGHKKNGTPIFQHAYAHTQKELTEKLHQNIERYQDVELTEDSRMTLGEWLDRWLTDYKENTVRPGTLAGYRSCIENYIKPQLGGKQVSLVTSQDVQKLYRRLKENGRVREHLRFGSALSDTTINRLHAIFHQAMEDGLHAHIIAKNPTVGATVPKASHAPKRVLTDRELDTFLDAVREDRIWGDFFYVELTTGLRRGEICGLMWQDFDARNGILQVRRTLHDRKLGVDMLGKTKTRSGERTIVLPRSTAEILRRRKENAITQWIFPDPVRPEMPLSPNCAYTHMKAILHKAGLPDIRFHDLRHTFATHAIASGVDAKTLSGILGHTNASFTLDTYTHVTPDMQKAASGIVGGFMEEIFGKELKPWQRNGKAEPAP; this is encoded by the coding sequence ATGGCGAAACGAAGACCGTCCGGCGACGGCATGGTGCGCAAGCGGGAGGACGGCCGCTGGGAGGGCCGCATCGTGGTGGGCCACAAGAAAAACGGTACGCCCATCTTCCAGCACGCCTATGCGCATACGCAAAAGGAGCTGACGGAAAAGCTCCATCAGAATATCGAACGCTATCAGGATGTGGAGCTGACCGAGGACAGCCGCATGACCTTGGGGGAGTGGCTGGACCGTTGGCTGACGGACTATAAAGAGAACACCGTCCGCCCTGGCACCCTTGCGGGGTATCGAAGCTGCATCGAAAACTACATCAAGCCGCAGCTCGGCGGCAAGCAGGTGTCGCTGGTGACATCGCAGGATGTGCAGAAGCTCTATCGGAGGCTGAAAGAGAACGGTCGGGTCAGGGAGCATCTGAGGTTTGGTTCCGCACTGTCGGACACCACCATCAACCGCCTCCACGCCATCTTCCACCAGGCAATGGAGGACGGCCTCCATGCGCATATCATCGCCAAGAATCCAACCGTGGGCGCAACGGTGCCAAAGGCAAGCCATGCGCCGAAACGTGTCCTGACCGACAGGGAATTGGACACCTTTCTGGACGCCGTGCGGGAAGACAGGATATGGGGAGACTTCTTCTATGTGGAGCTGACCACGGGCCTGCGGCGGGGCGAGATCTGCGGGCTCATGTGGCAGGACTTTGACGCACGGAACGGCATCCTGCAAGTGCGCCGCACCCTTCATGACCGAAAGTTGGGGGTCGATATGCTGGGTAAGACCAAGACCCGCAGCGGTGAGCGCACCATCGTCCTGCCCCGCAGCACGGCGGAGATCCTGCGCAGACGGAAAGAAAACGCCATCACCCAATGGATCTTCCCCGATCCCGTCCGACCGGAGATGCCGCTGTCTCCGAACTGCGCCTACACGCACATGAAAGCGATCTTACACAAGGCGGGTCTGCCGGACATCCGCTTTCACGATCTGCGGCATACCTTCGCCACCCACGCCATCGCCAGCGGCGTGGACGCCAAAACCCTGTCCGGCATTCTGGGTCACACCAACGCCAGCTTCACGCTGGATACCTACACCCACGTCACACCGGATATGCAGAAAGCCGCCAGCGGCATCGTTGGCGGCTTCATGGAGGAAATCTTCGGGAAGGAGTTGAAACCGTGGCAAAGAAACGGAAAAGCGGAACCGGCACCGTAA
- a CDS encoding ribbon-helix-helix domain-containing protein encodes MEEKVKKKTTFWLPPDMIDRMDSWLKADNCRSRNEFVEKALRFYMGYLGTEDNTAYLSQAILTAIQGTLDDNNNRLCRILFKCAVELNMLCHTIAAHFRTDPIHTRELRAYAVDEVKRTNGQVSFESAVHQQRRIKPEDEWPGSY; translated from the coding sequence ATGGAAGAAAAAGTGAAAAAGAAAACGACATTCTGGCTCCCGCCCGACATGATCGACCGCATGGACAGCTGGCTGAAAGCTGATAACTGCCGCAGCCGCAATGAATTCGTAGAAAAGGCCCTGCGGTTCTACATGGGCTATCTCGGCACGGAGGACAACACCGCCTATCTCTCCCAAGCCATCCTCACCGCCATTCAGGGTACGCTGGACGACAACAACAATCGGCTCTGCCGCATTCTTTTCAAGTGCGCGGTGGAGCTAAATATGCTGTGCCACACCATCGCTGCGCACTTCCGTACCGATCCCATCCACACGCGGGAGCTGCGGGCCTACGCGGTGGATGAGGTGAAGCGCACCAATGGTCAGGTGAGTTTTGAGAGCGCAGTGCATCAGCAGCGCCGCATTAAGCCGGAGGATGAATGGCCCGGATCGTACTGA
- a CDS encoding helix-turn-helix domain-containing protein has protein sequence MRTWTKRDPVKNYFPLPNEIYQLGLSHGAIAVYGYLLRIEDRRTYQCHPSYATIGKAVGMSNNTVRKYVQELEERGLIVTERTSIITQDGRKQNGSLLYTILPIQFSIDQFYQRQMDAVDRAKERQRVARRMEQTSV, from the coding sequence ATGAGAACCTGGACAAAGCGCGATCCGGTCAAGAATTATTTTCCTCTGCCCAATGAGATCTATCAGCTGGGCCTGTCTCACGGCGCGATCGCTGTCTACGGTTACCTGCTCCGCATCGAAGACCGCAGAACCTATCAGTGCCATCCCAGCTACGCCACCATCGGCAAGGCGGTGGGTATGAGCAATAACACCGTGCGGAAGTATGTGCAGGAGTTGGAGGAACGCGGGCTCATCGTCACGGAGCGCACCAGCATCATCACGCAGGACGGGCGCAAGCAAAACGGAAGTCTGCTCTACACGATCCTGCCGATCCAGTTTTCCATTGACCAGTTTTATCAGCGGCAGATGGATGCTGTGGACAGAGCAAAGGAGCGGCAGCGCGTGGCAAGACGCATGGAGCAGACCAGCGTGTGA